In Primulina eburnea isolate SZY01 chromosome 5, ASM2296580v1, whole genome shotgun sequence, a single window of DNA contains:
- the LOC140831682 gene encoding uncharacterized protein encodes MKDEESQKSHTTTTSGGRTTCSAESCSIKKYGQGFEELFVKGKYRFWALAAILLLALWSMFAGSVTLKLSAVDLKLPSSHVLDSSTTHADLDVLDVEEREKTVKEMWNAYKYSSIIRLPSFLQDAFGAAYQDLTSEVSSVRDAALLEIAKMSFTSTDFYKTAPVQSTT; translated from the exons ATGAAAGATGAAGAATCCCAAAAGTCCCACACAACAACTACCAGTGGTGGTAGAACCACGTGTTCAGCTGAAAGTTGCAGTATCAAGAAATATGGCCAAGGTTTCGAGGAACTCTTTGTCAAAGGCAAATACAGGTTTTGGGCTTTGGCTGCTATTCTTTTGCTTGCATTGTGGTCGATGTTTGCTGGCTCAGTCACTCTGAAACTCTCGGCTGTTGATCTTAAGCTGCCTTCCTCACATGTTTTGGATAGTTCCACCACCCATGCCGATCTTGATGTTCTG GATGTGGAAGAAAGGGAAAAAACAGTGAAAGAAATGTGGAATGCATACAAGTACAGTAGTATCATTAGGCTGCCAAGCTTCTTACAAGACGCATTTGGGGCAGCGTACCAGGACTTGACCAGTGAAGTATCCAGTGTGCGGGATGCTGCACTTTTGGAGATTGCCAAGATGTCATTCACGTCTACGGACTTTTATAAGACGGCTCCCGTTCAATCTACTACTTAG
- the LOC140832685 gene encoding probable protein phosphatase 2C 55: MPSNCFSALSRVIWKGIRGTISGREGGIRDQVDILIDQGKKLIDQSNSLSSAKFTDLHVFVRPGSLAAAQANLHTANRRKNISVVGAFSRTISIPSVSGPSFQVCGYHIECLLSEPNKVLGNNSQKELMSVCGSRSALTRCSISNLNSRPVQPGVAAYHSFSSYSRRSFDISRKVSMSLGNKEQPNNFFLYGYFTYNAVRRKGNGNTFLGFGFEGFHLLSPSCSSAGTAHDVSFENSTREEQHLSFADSSELSIPAGRRLKLKSGSCYLPHPDKEETGGEDAHFICTDKPAIGVADGVGGWADLGVNAGYYARELMSNSVNAVQDEPRGSIDPARVLEKAHASTKAKGSSTACIIALTDQGLHAINLGDSGFMVVRDGSTVFRSPVQQHDFNYTYQLESGDAGDLPSSGQVFTVPIAPGDVIIAGTDGLFDNLYNNDIIAVVVHAVRAGLAPQVTAQKIAALARERALDKNRQTPFSAAAQEAGFRYYGGKLDDITVVVSFITSDQNEEGLLTDSSK; this comes from the exons ATGCCATCTAATTGTTTCTCAGCCCTTTCTCGCGTAATCTGGAAAGGAATCCGGGGAACAATATCTGGAAGAGAAGGTGGAATACGAGATCAGGTAGATATTTTGATTGACCAAGGGAAAAAGCTTATTGACCAATCAAATTCTTTATCCTCTGCGAAATTCACCGATCTGCACGTATTTGTGCGTCCTGGCAGTCTTGCTGCCGCTCAGGCAAATTTGCATACAGCCAATCGAAGAAAGAATATTTCAGTTGTTGGAGCATTTTCTCGCACAATTTCTATACCTTCTGTATCAGGTCCTTCGTTTCAAGTTTGTGGATATCACATCGAATGTCTGCTATCAGAGCCTAATAAAGTTTTGGGCAATAATTCTCAAAAGGAACTTATGTCTGTCTGTGGATCTAGGTCAGCTCTCACTCGCTGCTCTATCAGTAATTTGAACTCTAGGCCTGTTCAACCTGGTGTGGCTGCTTATCATTCTTTCAGTTCATACAGCAGAAGAAGCTTTGACATTAGTAGAAAAGTGAGCATGAGTTTGGGAAACAAAGAGCAGCCGAATAACTTCTTTCTCTATGGGTATTTCACATACAATGCTGTGAGGCGAAAGGGAAACGGCAATACATTCCTGGGATTTGGTTTTGAGGGTTTTCATCTATTATCACCTTCTTGTTCCTCGGCTGGGACTGCTCATGACGTGTCCTTTGAAAATTCTACTAGGGAGGAACAACATTTAAGTTTTGCAGATTCATCAGAGCT GAGCATCCCAGCGGGCAGGAGACTGAAACTAAAATCAGGGTCATGTTACCTGCCTCATCCTGACAAAGAAGAAACTGGTGGAGAGGATGCTCATTTCATTTGTACTGATAAACCAGCAATTGGTGTAGCTGATGGCGTTGGTGGATGGGCTGATCTTGGTGTCAATGCAGGGTATTATGCTCGTGAGTTAATGTCTAATTCGGTTAATGCAGTGCAAGATGAACCAAGAGGTTCCATTGACCCAGCCAGAGTCCTTGAGAAAGCCCATGCCAGCACAAAAGCGAAAGGGTCTTCCACTGCTTGTATTATTGCTCTGACAGATCAG GGTCTTCATGCCATTAATTTGGGGGATAGTGGGTTTATGGTAGTTAGAGATGGAAGTACAGTTTTTAGATCCCCTGTTCAGCAGCATGATTTCAATTATACTTATCAGCTGGAGAGTGGTGACGCTGGAGATTTACCGAGCTCTGGACAG GTATTTACCGTCCCCATTGCTCCCGGAGATGTCATAATTGCTGGGACTGATGGCCTTTTTGACAATTTGTACAACAATGACATTATTGCAGTTGTGGTCCATGCTGTGAGAGCTGGTTTAGCACCTCAAGTGACTGCACAGAAAATAGCAGCGTTGGCGCGGGAACGGGCACTTGACAAAAACCGGCAGACTCCTTTCTCTGCTGCAGCCCAAGAAGCTGGATTCCGTTATTATGGTGGGAAGCTTGACGATATCACTGTAGTTGTTTCTTTTATCACCAGTGACCAAAAT GAGGAAGGCCTTCTAACGGACAGCTCTAAATAG
- the LOC140832687 gene encoding arabinosyltransferase RRA3-like, which yields MAGGRKERSGQLSSRGSRIAAAIGIGVLAGCIFAFLFPHGFVSSKPPTEILPLSKSNLEVDSSSCESTGKINILKADIMKLSDKTVELKRTVRELNEKLRLAEQGKGRAQEQIMVLGEPHKAGPFGTVKGLRTNPTVVPDENVNPRLAKILAKVAVNKELIVAIANSNVKWMLELWFTRIKKLGIPNYLVVALDDGVLEFCKSNDVPVYQRDPDEAIDSVGKTGGNHAVSGLKFRILREFLQLGYGVLLSDIDIVYLQNPFDHLYRDSDVESMSDGHNNMTAYGYNDVFDEPSMGWARYAHTMRIWVYNSGFFYIRPTVPSIELLDRIANRLARENAWDQAVFNEELFFPSHPGYIGLHAAKRTMDHYLFMNSKVLFKTVRRDVNLKKLMPVIVHVNYHPDKLPRMKAVVEFYVNGKKDALDPFPDGSE from the exons ATGGCGGGTGGTCGGAAGGAGAGGAGCGGCCAATTGTCGAGCCGTGGATCTCGAATCGCTGCGGCAATTGGGATCGGGGTTTTGGCGGGATGCATCTTCGCATTCTTGTTCCCACATGGGTTTGTCTCCTCCAAGCCGCCTACTGAAATTCTTCCGCTCTCCAAGTCTAATCTGGAG GTTGATTCTTCTTCATGCGAATCAACgggaaaaataaatattctgaaagctgatataatgaagctatctgacaagactgttgagcTGAAAAGGACAGTTAGAGAGTTGAATGAAAAGCTACGCCTGGCTGAGCAAGGAAAAGGTCGTGCACAAGAACAGATTATGGTATTGGGTGAACCGCACAAAGCTGGACCTTTCGGTACTGTTAAAGGCTTGAGGACGAATCCAACTGTTGTTCCTGATGAAAATGTGAATCCAAGACTAGCAAAGATTTTGGCAAAGGTTGCTGTGAATAAAGAGCTTATTGTTGCAATTGCCAATTCAAATGTCAAGTGGATGCTAGAGTTGTGGTTTACCAGAATTAAAAAACTGGGCATCCCAAATTATCTGGTAGTGGCATTAGATGATGGGGTCCTAGAGTTTTGCAAGTCGAATGACGTCCCCGTGTACCAAAGGGACCCTGATGAGGCTATTGATTCTGTGGGAAAAACAGGTGGAAACCATGCTGTCTCAGGACTGAAATTCCGAATCTTGAGAGAGTTTCTGCAGCTTGGTTATGGTGTACTGCTTTCAGATATCGATATAGTATACTTGCAGAATCCGTTCGACCATTTATACAGAGATTCTGACGTGGAGTCTATGTCTGATGGTCATAATAACATGACAGCTTATGGATACAACGACGTATTTGATGAACCTTCAATGGGTTGGGCTAGGTATGCTCACACGATGCGAATATGGGTGTATAATTCAGGTTTCTTCTATATCAGGCCTACAGTTCCTTCAATTGAGCTCTTGGATCGAATTGCTAATAGGCTTGCTCGAGAAAATGCCTGGGACCAAGCAGTTTTCAACGAAGAACTCTTCTTCCCATCGCATCCTGGTTATATCGGTCTTCATGCGGCTAAGAGAACAATGGACCATTACCTCTTTATGAACAGTAAGGTCCTTTTCAAGACTGTCAGAAGAGATGTCAATTTGAAGAAGCTCATGCCAGTTATTGTTCACGTAAATTACCACCCAGATAAACTTCCAAGAATGAAAGCTGTTGTCGAGTTTTATGTAAATGGCAAGAAGGATGCTCTCGACCCTTTCCCGGATGGGTCAGAATGA
- the LOC140832688 gene encoding APO protein 4, mitochondrial has product MILRNRKLWLNCSMIPDEMSVGFRFYGTKSNSRLDFKKLRPMILNRIEERSKEYPVKGMLQVAREVLGARNALYDGVSTLINHFPVWSCKYCPEVYIGEGGHLIQTCPGYRHYAKNKVHNWVKGGINDVIVPVETYHLQKMFQKVIEHHERFDHDRIPAILELCLQAGVDVNDPTLSLSTISSHSPRNDIMPESLSDYDLRSLGIRTLKAWEILRSGVQKLLLVYPARVCKHCSEVHVGPSGHKARMCGVFKFESWNGAHFWEKAKVDNLVPPNIVWFRRRQDPPVLLDSGRNFYGHSPAVVDLCSKAGAVVPSKYHCMMKMDGITAPV; this is encoded by the exons ATGATTCTCAGAAATCGGAAACTCTGGTTGAACTGTTCCATGATTCCCGATGAAATGAGCGTGGGGTTCAGATTTTACGGCACAAAATCCAATTCCAGGTTGGATTTCAAGAAGCTTAGACCTATGATATTGAATCGAATTGAGGAACGGTCTAAGGAATATCCTGTCAAAGGCATGCTCCAGGTAGCCCGCGAAGTTCTTGGGGCCCGAAATGCCCTCTACGATGGCGTTTCGACCCTTATCAATCACTTTCCCGTATGGTCTTGCAA ATACTGCCCAGAAGTGTACATTGGTGAAGGTGGTCATTTGATTCAAACTTGCCCGGGTTACAGGCATTATGCAAAGAACAAGGTCCATAATTGGGTTAAAGGAGGCATAAATGATGTGATAGTCCCAGTAGAAACATATCATTTGCAGAAAATGTTTCAGAAAGTAATCGAACACCACGAAAGATTTGATCATGATCGAATTCCTGCCATCTTGGAACTGTGTCTCCAGGCAGGTGTAGATGTTAACGATCCTACTCTTTCTTTGAGTACCATTAGCTCACATAGTCCAAGAAACGATATTATGCCCGAATCATTATCAGACTATGATTTGAGATCATTAGGTATACGAACACTAAAAGCATGGGAGATTTTGAGATCAGGGGTGCAAAAGTTATTGTTAGTATATCCTGCAAGAGTTTGTAAGCATTGCTCAGAAGTTCATGTAGGACCATCTGGACACAAAGCTCGTATGTGCGGGGTTTTTAAGTTTGAGAGTTGGAACGGGGCCCATTTCTGGGAGAAGGCGAAAGTTGATAACTTGGTCCCCCCGAATATAGTTTGGTTTAGGAGGCGACAAGATCCGCCTGTACTTCTTGATAGTGGGCGCAATTTTTACGGGCATTCTCCTGCTGTGGTGGACCTGTGTAGCAAGGCTGGTGCAGTGGTGCCGTCAAAATACCATTGTATGATGAAAATGGACGGCATAACGGCTCCTGTTTGA
- the LOC140832689 gene encoding uncharacterized protein, which yields MEEYMHSKIPNKNSESLDYEDVFGGPPRRFSMQEVRVRRSLGDLLASEHGGTPSTLRPKEKLRFSEASVARRPNLSNNFFDDIFRGDESYSSPTRTHHDWENLLGSSQSWRITSPAIRAELLGTSLPTQSSLPAKWRKAAFSTSVSQNHGQVDGTTNQMNTTRSSSSSFRFYHRSPFASFSSEDSSSTATPDPNDNVQSSKKNTNAMESPASGDRFHFSIYKWAGRGVPVLTPHIERSNVKELSTNDRFSRSGGKTEGEFIRKESPKVMMNQDLSANIVPDSLKTEYGEKENNGVNLNAAQGKEQECENMNKDEAQVKTPSFRKSFSLESKIMEDLDDPFEDDFLFQELSDDNENVTHGEEDCAEKKALDTKILQWSVGKKGNIRSLLANLQCVLWPGNGWIPIPLVDLIEVNAVKRAYQKALLRIHPDKLQQNDATSHHKYTAEKVFDILQEAWDQFNALTPL from the exons ATGGAGGAATACATGCACAGTAAAATACCAAACAAAAACTCAGAAAGTTTGGATTATGAAGATGTATTCGGGGGTCCGCCGAGGCGATTTTCGATGCAAGAAGTGAGAGTAAGACGCAGCCTTGGTGATCTACTGGCCTCTGAACATGGTGGAACACCATCAACCCTGAGACCGAAGGAAAAGCTCAGGTTTAGTGAGGCAAGTGTGGCGAGAAGGCCGAATCTAAGCAATAATTTCTTCGATGATATATTTAGAGGCGATGAGTCTTACAGTTCGCCAACGCGAACCCATCATGATTGGGAAAATTTGTTGGGCTCGAGTCAGAGTTGGAGGATCACGAGCCCTGCGATTAGAGCCGAGCTTTTGGGCACTTCACTACCTACTCAATCAAG TCTTCCAGCCAAATGGAGAAAAGCCGCGTTTTCTACGTCTGTCTCTCAGAATCACGGCCAGGTTGATGGTACCACAAATCAAATGAACACTACCCGTTCTTCAAGTTCGTCGTTTAGATTCTATCATCGAAGTCCCTTTGCTTCTTTTAGCAGCGAGGATTCGTCGTCCACTGCCACACCTGATCCCAATGACAATGTCCAAAGCTCGAAAAAAAATACCAACGCAATGGAATCTCCGGCAAGTGGTGATCGGTTCCATTTCTCCATATACAAATGGGCGGGAAGAGGAGTTCCAGTGCTCACGCCTCATATTGAGAGGAGTAACGTTAAAGAATTGAGCACAAATGATAGGTTTTCGCGCTCTGGTGGAAAGACTGAAGGTGAATTTATCCGGAAGGAATCACCAAAAGTGATGATGAATCAAGATTTGTCTGCAAATATAGTGCCTGATTCCTTGAAAACAGAATATGGGGAAAAAGAGAATAATGGAGTGAACTTGAACGCAGCACAGGGGAAAGAACAA GAATGTGAAAATATGAACAAGGATGAAGCACAAGTTAAGACCCCAAGTTTTCGAA AATCGTTTAGCTTGGAGTCGAAGATAATGGAAGATTTGGACGACCCTTTTGAAGACGACTTCCTG TTCCAAGAATTGTCCGATGATAATGAAAATGTTACACACGGTGAAGAAGATTGTGCTGAAAAAAAA GCTTTAGATACTAAAATCCTTCAATGGTCAGTTGGGAAGAAAGGAAACATCCGTTCGCTGCTGGCAAATTTGCAATGT GTTCTTTGGCCCGGAAATGGTTGGATACCAATTCCCCTGGTTGATCTAATAGAGGTGAATGCAGTGAAAAGAGCGTATCAGAAAGCTTTGTTACGCATACATCCAGATAAGTTGCAGCAGAACGATGCTACTTCGCATCATAAGTATACAGCGGAGAAAGTTTTCGACATTCTACAG GAGGCGTGGGATCAGTTCAATGCACTTACCCCTCTTTAA
- the LOC140832691 gene encoding lysophospholipid acyltransferase LPEAT1-like isoform X2, with translation MPIDLILWKTTKTIQVLKGNLLKMKSKLKTPTSKSVERRSDHNIPVDDGNPLLEPDPEILLPQTQAFDIEELKKMSAAFVRYDVYGTLGRGKLPWPEKILLAVGLAFLVPTRVAMGMSILVLYYVICRLCTAFFYPNREDDREDYAHIRGWQRAVIVRSGRFLSRLLLLVFGFYSIRETSLSKEVDGQLNNEPASMDQSEELERPGAIVSNHISYIDILYHMSSSFPSFVAKRSVAELPLVGLISKCLGCVYVHRGLKSSDFKGVSGIVNERILEAHQDKSAPQMMLFPEGTTTNGDYLLKFKTGAFLAKTQVLPVILRYPYQRFSAAWDSISGMRHLILLLCQFVNYIEVTKLPVYHPSEQERKDPKLYAEHVRQLMALKGNLILSDVGLAEKRVYLTALDGNLSMRNVLQHKDD, from the exons ATGCCCATCGACTTAATACTCTGGAAAACAACAAAAACCATTCAAGTTCTGAAAGGAAATTTGTTGAAAATGAAATCCAAGCTCAAAACCCCGACTTCAAAATCCGTAGAACGGCGATCGGACCACAACATACCCGTCGATGACGGCAACCCGCTCCTCGAACCCGACCCGGAAATCCTTTTACCCCAAACCCAAGCCTTTGACATAGAAGAGCTCAAGAAAATGTCTGCCGCATTTGTTCGGTACGACGTGTATGGGACACTGGGCAGGGGGAAGTTGCCTTGGCCGGAAAAGATTTTACTTGCTGTGGGTCTGGCTTTTTTGGTACCTACGAGAGTGGCGATGGGAATGAGTATTTTAGTACTTTATTACGTTATTTGTAGGCTTTGCACGGCGTTTTTCTATCCTAACAGGGAGGATGACCGGGAAGATTACGCTCACATTAGGGGCTGGCAGAGGGCGGTGATTGTGCGGAGCGGCAGGTTTCTGTCCAGGCTTTTGCTGTTAGTATTCGGGTTTTATTCCATTCGGGAGACCAGTCTGAGCAAAGAAGTTGATGGGCAGTTGAATAATGAG CCCGCCTCTATGGATCAATCTGAAGAGTTGGAAAGACCTGGTGCTATTGTgtcgaatcatatatcatatatagaTATTTTGTACCACATGTCTTCCTCTTTCCCAAGCTTCGTTGCCAAG AGATCAGTGGCTGAGCTTCCTCTTGTTGGTCTCATAAG CAAATGTCTTGGTTGTGTCTACGTTCATCGGGGGTTAAAATCTTCAGACTTTAAGGGTGTCTCAG GTATTGTTAACGAAAGAATTCTGGAAGCTCATCAAGATAAGTCTGCTCCACAGATGATGCTTTTCCCAG AAGGCACAACCACGAACGGAGACTACCTTCTTAAATTCAAAACCGGTGCATTTTTGGCGAAAACACAGGTTCTTCCTGTCATTCTAAGATATCCCTACCAGAGGTTTAGTGCTGCATGGGATTCTATTTCTGGG ATGCGCCACTTAATTCTTCTACTTTGCCAGTTTGTAAATTATATCGAAGTGACCAAGTTACCGGTTTATCACCCATCAGAACAGGAAAGGAAAGATCCGAAGCTCTATGCTGAACATGTCAGACAGCTAATGGCTCTCAAG GGTAATTTGATTCTTTCAGATGTTGGACTGGCAGAAAAACGAGTTTATCTTACGGCTCTCGATGGTAATCTTAGCATGCGTAATGTTTTGCAGCACAAAGATGATTGA
- the LOC140832691 gene encoding lysophospholipid acyltransferase LPEAT1-like isoform X1 — translation MPIDLILWKTTKTIQVLKGNLLKMKSKLKTPTSKSVERRSDHNIPVDDGNPLLEPDPEILLPQTQAFDIEELKKMSAAFVRYDVYGTLGRGKLPWPEKILLAVGLAFLVPTRVAMGMSILVLYYVICRLCTAFFYPNREDDREDYAHIRGWQRAVIVRSGRFLSRLLLLVFGFYSIRETSLSKEVDGQLNNEVDYCVLSPASMDQSEELERPGAIVSNHISYIDILYHMSSSFPSFVAKRSVAELPLVGLISKCLGCVYVHRGLKSSDFKGVSGIVNERILEAHQDKSAPQMMLFPEGTTTNGDYLLKFKTGAFLAKTQVLPVILRYPYQRFSAAWDSISGMRHLILLLCQFVNYIEVTKLPVYHPSEQERKDPKLYAEHVRQLMALKGNLILSDVGLAEKRVYLTALDGNLSMRNVLQHKDD, via the exons ATGCCCATCGACTTAATACTCTGGAAAACAACAAAAACCATTCAAGTTCTGAAAGGAAATTTGTTGAAAATGAAATCCAAGCTCAAAACCCCGACTTCAAAATCCGTAGAACGGCGATCGGACCACAACATACCCGTCGATGACGGCAACCCGCTCCTCGAACCCGACCCGGAAATCCTTTTACCCCAAACCCAAGCCTTTGACATAGAAGAGCTCAAGAAAATGTCTGCCGCATTTGTTCGGTACGACGTGTATGGGACACTGGGCAGGGGGAAGTTGCCTTGGCCGGAAAAGATTTTACTTGCTGTGGGTCTGGCTTTTTTGGTACCTACGAGAGTGGCGATGGGAATGAGTATTTTAGTACTTTATTACGTTATTTGTAGGCTTTGCACGGCGTTTTTCTATCCTAACAGGGAGGATGACCGGGAAGATTACGCTCACATTAGGGGCTGGCAGAGGGCGGTGATTGTGCGGAGCGGCAGGTTTCTGTCCAGGCTTTTGCTGTTAGTATTCGGGTTTTATTCCATTCGGGAGACCAGTCTGAGCAAAGAAGTTGATGGGCAGTTGAATAATGAGGTTGATTATTGTGTTCTTTCG CCCGCCTCTATGGATCAATCTGAAGAGTTGGAAAGACCTGGTGCTATTGTgtcgaatcatatatcatatatagaTATTTTGTACCACATGTCTTCCTCTTTCCCAAGCTTCGTTGCCAAG AGATCAGTGGCTGAGCTTCCTCTTGTTGGTCTCATAAG CAAATGTCTTGGTTGTGTCTACGTTCATCGGGGGTTAAAATCTTCAGACTTTAAGGGTGTCTCAG GTATTGTTAACGAAAGAATTCTGGAAGCTCATCAAGATAAGTCTGCTCCACAGATGATGCTTTTCCCAG AAGGCACAACCACGAACGGAGACTACCTTCTTAAATTCAAAACCGGTGCATTTTTGGCGAAAACACAGGTTCTTCCTGTCATTCTAAGATATCCCTACCAGAGGTTTAGTGCTGCATGGGATTCTATTTCTGGG ATGCGCCACTTAATTCTTCTACTTTGCCAGTTTGTAAATTATATCGAAGTGACCAAGTTACCGGTTTATCACCCATCAGAACAGGAAAGGAAAGATCCGAAGCTCTATGCTGAACATGTCAGACAGCTAATGGCTCTCAAG GGTAATTTGATTCTTTCAGATGTTGGACTGGCAGAAAAACGAGTTTATCTTACGGCTCTCGATGGTAATCTTAGCATGCGTAATGTTTTGCAGCACAAAGATGATTGA
- the LOC140832690 gene encoding anthocyanidin 3-O-glucosyltransferase 5-like — MKPHVSFLPSPGMGHIIPLFQLAKCLVFNHGFQVSFFVITTQSSAAQDQFTRSAAELSPDLRIISLPEADVSGIIFENMRILTQICVITRESIKPLKPMLIELNPAPVALIIDIFTTDAIEICEELSIPVYSFFTASTPLLALSLYLPTLDFEVEGEFVDLPAPIEIPGCKPMRTEDLLDQLKDRKNDEYKWYLLHVSRLQYAAGILVNTWENLDVQRIAALKQNSFFRSIPTPPIFPIGPLIKEEETLNEKDAEILAWLDNQPCESVLLVAFGSGGTLSSKQLIELAWGLEMSKHKFILVVRKPNDANASGTYFTVGSDEDDPSAYLPDGFLEKTSGVGVVVPSWVPQLAVLRHRSTGAFLSHCGWNSALESLVQGVPMIAWPMYAEQRMNSTMLVGEVGVAVKAAAEIGEVVVGRKEIETAVREVMEGEKGKMLRSRATELKRSANEALEGGGSSFLSLSLLVDIWKSSFKK, encoded by the coding sequence ATGAAACCTCACGTGTCATTCCTCCCCAGTCCCGGCATGGGACACATCATTCCACTCTTCCAGCTCGCAAAATGCCTCGTTTTCAATCATGGTTTCCAAGTCAGCTTCTTTGTGATCACCACACAGTCCTCCGCTGCGCAGGATCAATTCACACGCTCCGCCGCGGAACTCTCACCGGATCTCAGGATCATCAGCCTCCCAGAAGCCGACGTTTCcggtattatttttgaaaacatgAGGATCCTCACCCAAATATGCGTTATCACTAGGGAATCCATCAAACCACTTAAACCCATGTTAATCGAGCTCAATCCCGCCCCGGTGGCTTTGATAATCGACATTTTTACCACCGACGCCATTGAAATTTGTGAAGAGCTCTCGATTCCCGTTTACTCATTTTTCACTGCCTCAACCCCTCTGCTAGCCCTTTCACTCTATCTCCCGACGCTAGACTTCGAAGTGGAGGGCGAATTTGTCGATCTTCCGGCTCCTATTGAAATCCCCGGCTGTAAACCCATGCGCACGGAGGACCTTCTAGATCAACTCAAGGATAGAAAGAATGACGAGTACAAGTGGTACTTGCTCCATGTAAGCCGGTTGCAATATGCCGCCGGGATCTTGGTGAATACATGGGAGAATCTTGATGTTCAGCGTATCGCAGCGCTGAAACAAAATTCTTTCTTCAGAAGCATACCCACTCCACCCATTTTCCCAATCGGTCCGTTGATAAAAGAGGAGGAAACTTTAAATGAAAAAGACGCCGAAATTCTTGCATGGCTGGATAATCAGCCCTGTGAATCTGTATTGCTCGTGGCTTTTGGAAGTGGAGGAACTTTGTCGAGCAAACAGCTGATTGAACTAGCCTGGGGTTTGGAAATGAGCAAACATAAGTTCATCCTCGTGGTGCGTAAGCCAAACGATGCCAACGCCTCCGGTACATATTTCACAGTCGGAAGCGACGAAGATGACCCTTCGGCGTACTTGCCGGACGGGTTTCTCGAGAAGACCAGTGGGGTCGGAGTTGTCGTCCCTTCATGGGTTCCGCAGCTCGCTGTTCTCCGCCACCGGTCAACCGGAGCATTTTTGTCTCATTGTGGTTGGAATTCTGCCTTGGAGAGCTTAGTTCAAGGCGTTCCGATGATTGCATGGCCCATGTATGCGGAGCAGAGAATGAACTCCACCATGCTGGTTGGGGAAGTAGGGGTGGCGGTGAAGGCTGCGGCGGAGATAGGGGAGGTGGTCGTGGGTAGAAAGGAGATTGAGACTGCCGTTAGGGAAGTAATGGAGGGGGAAAAGGGGAAGATGTTGAGGAGCAGAGCGACGGAGCTGAAACGAAGCGCAAACGAGGCGTTGGAAGGCGGGGGCTCCTCGTTTCTTTCACTTTCTCTACTTGTCGATATTTggaaatcttcttttaaaaaataa